In Thermotoga sp. Ku-13t, one genomic interval encodes:
- a CDS encoding 6-phospho-beta-glucosidase: MKMAIVGAGSSYTPELISGLLQISNEVELKEVWMHDIDERKLQIMHAFCQRLVKDRFKLFKTQDFVEAVKQAKYVVFQFRPGGLKARRLDEEIPLKYNLIGQETTGVGGFAAALRAFPVVERYIDLLDKHSEAVVINFTNPSGHVTEFVLNYLGFERFVGLCNVPINLLNQLARLLSCEVNDLFLKYYGLNHLSFVEKVWLKNEDVTQKVFQLVSQYDTPEMPAWILESLRLIVNPYLRYYLSTQTMFEKIIHEGTRAEKVIQIEEQLFKKYETESEIPKELSLRGGSLYSTAAAMLIKDLALSNNSVHIVNTKNRGAIANLPADYVLEIPCVTKANAVSPLSMGDADHFAAGLIHTIKMYERLTIEAYLKRSKAMAIKALLLHPLGPRSHNVKELLEDICDANREHFQLH; the protein is encoded by the coding sequence ATGAAGATGGCGATCGTGGGGGCAGGTAGCAGTTACACTCCAGAGCTCATATCTGGTCTGTTGCAGATCTCGAACGAGGTCGAGCTTAAGGAAGTCTGGATGCACGACATCGACGAAAGAAAGCTTCAGATCATGCACGCTTTCTGCCAGAGGCTGGTGAAAGACAGGTTCAAACTGTTCAAAACCCAGGATTTCGTTGAAGCTGTGAAACAAGCAAAGTACGTGGTCTTCCAGTTCAGGCCGGGTGGTTTGAAGGCTCGCAGGCTGGACGAAGAAATCCCACTCAAATACAACCTCATAGGACAGGAGACCACGGGAGTTGGAGGCTTTGCCGCGGCCCTGAGGGCGTTTCCCGTCGTTGAACGGTACATCGATCTTTTGGACAAACACAGCGAGGCGGTTGTCATCAACTTCACCAACCCTTCGGGTCACGTGACGGAGTTCGTGTTGAACTACCTCGGTTTTGAACGGTTCGTAGGTCTCTGCAACGTACCCATCAACCTTTTGAACCAGCTCGCCCGTCTCCTTTCCTGCGAGGTGAACGATCTTTTCCTGAAGTACTACGGGCTGAACCACTTGAGCTTCGTTGAGAAGGTGTGGTTGAAGAACGAAGATGTCACGCAGAAAGTTTTCCAGCTGGTTTCACAGTACGACACTCCAGAGATGCCGGCATGGATCTTGGAATCGTTGAGACTCATCGTGAATCCGTATCTTCGGTACTATTTGTCGACGCAGACGATGTTCGAAAAGATCATTCATGAAGGCACGCGTGCCGAAAAGGTGATCCAGATCGAAGAACAACTCTTCAAAAAGTATGAGACGGAGAGTGAGATTCCAAAAGAACTCTCCCTGAGGGGCGGGAGCCTTTATTCCACGGCGGCGGCCATGCTGATCAAAGATCTAGCCCTTTCGAACAACTCGGTGCACATCGTCAACACGAAAAACAGAGGCGCGATCGCTAATTTGCCGGCCGATTACGTGCTCGAAATACCTTGCGTGACGAAGGCCAACGCTGTCTCACCGCTCAGCATGGGTGATGCGGATCATTTCGCAGCTGGACTCATCCACACGATAAAGATGTACGAAAGGCTCACCATAGAAGCGTATCTGAAAAGATCGAAAGCGATGGCGATCAAAGCTCTACTTTTGCATCCGCTCGGTCCGAGGTCTCACAACGTGAAAGAACTGCTGGAAGACATATGCGACGCCAACAGGGAACACTTCCAGCTACATTGA
- a CDS encoding BadF/BadG/BcrA/BcrD ATPase family protein, protein MYFLGVDVGGTKTHVLIVDESGNVIVFHEGPGANYQGMGVEKAIQNLRQTIAEALEKASLTVEELDASFFGVAGADFEYENRIVRSMLERLGLKNYAFDNDGRIALRSGTFNDVGIMISCGTGGINYACDGKKIERIGGFSTFFGERLGSYIVAGKVASAIVRAKDGRSENTIMVEMFESQVQTNIEDIMHFEYEGDYEKMREYVVLLIKILFSAARKHDFVALKILSEIVEEVLSIVRAFRSKLSFTPPIKLVLEGSFFKNADPMLLEMIQTALGRDYQLIVPKHPPVIGAVLLAAELAGYRFSEESIERLICHWGDGA, encoded by the coding sequence ATGTACTTTCTCGGCGTGGACGTTGGAGGTACGAAAACACACGTTCTGATCGTTGACGAATCTGGAAACGTGATCGTCTTTCACGAGGGACCCGGCGCGAATTACCAGGGAATGGGTGTGGAGAAAGCCATTCAGAATCTCAGACAGACCATAGCAGAGGCGCTGGAGAAAGCGTCGCTGACAGTTGAGGAGCTGGACGCGAGTTTCTTCGGCGTGGCTGGGGCCGACTTCGAGTACGAAAACAGAATAGTGCGTTCGATGCTCGAAAGACTCGGATTGAAAAACTACGCTTTTGACAACGATGGTAGGATCGCTTTGAGATCTGGAACTTTCAACGATGTTGGCATCATGATAAGCTGCGGCACCGGTGGGATCAACTACGCGTGCGATGGAAAGAAGATCGAGAGAATTGGGGGATTCTCAACATTTTTCGGTGAGAGGCTCGGTTCGTACATCGTTGCGGGTAAGGTGGCCTCTGCGATCGTGAGGGCGAAGGATGGAAGGTCGGAAAACACGATCATGGTGGAAATGTTCGAATCTCAGGTTCAAACGAACATCGAAGACATCATGCATTTCGAATACGAAGGTGATTACGAAAAGATGAGGGAATACGTAGTTTTACTGATAAAAATCCTCTTCTCTGCCGCCCGAAAGCATGATTTCGTTGCTCTGAAAATACTCTCCGAGATCGTTGAAGAGGTCCTCAGCATCGTCAGGGCGTTCAGATCGAAACTGAGTTTCACACCTCCGATAAAGCTGGTGCTTGAAGGTAGTTTCTTCAAGAACGCGGATCCCATGCTTCTGGAAATGATCCAGACCGCCCTCGGAAGAGATTATCAGCTGATCGTTCCGAAGCATCCACCGGTGATCGGGGCGGTGCTTCTGGCTGCCGAGCTGGCAGGTTACAGGTTCAGCGAAGAGTCGATCGAAAGGTTGATCTGTCACTGGGGGGATGGTGCATGA
- a CDS encoding diguanylate cyclase yields the protein MRFRITNAIPLVLIFVAAVFTLIVYPIWLVLPKLHKTFLDHQLNGLTHQLDIAITLLDHYFSSHKKGTFDEQTAQLNALEELKLLRYGPEGKDYFFVLNEEGILLAHPYKPELEGQSGFNTNDAVFAAAVRAIVEAAKQNRKFAEYDWYVYGEQRLERKISAIRTFEPWSWIIGTGLYSETLEEQFEKIAGQFRRVIVAFGVIYVLVSLFFTVSLNRYHKEREKLLSLQSQERERLQIILSLLPQPIAVLRNEEVIFMNQAFRKMFVQKTGDSDTLLPEVVQMFETTLNQIKKVGRNVVKTISLPIDQTNRWFEVHAIPRFEARKVVETIFILIDTTRQVKQIDLWKSRAKIDRLTGLANRNVLEEISHNLQSLGERFCVIMLDLDGFKKINDVYGHIVGDEVLKEVARRLLENARKDTILIRYGGDEMLLIVPNSDKKAGYSVAQRLQEVVKKPFQIENLTLNLSVSVGLSQFPEDGNNLETLIRVADERLYRAKAMGKGGLCTD from the coding sequence GTGCGATTCAGAATCACGAACGCTATTCCACTGGTATTGATCTTCGTCGCAGCGGTTTTCACACTGATAGTTTATCCGATCTGGCTGGTACTTCCAAAATTGCACAAGACATTTCTGGATCATCAACTCAACGGCTTGACGCACCAGCTGGACATAGCGATCACGTTGCTGGATCATTACTTTTCGAGCCACAAGAAAGGCACGTTTGACGAGCAAACCGCCCAGCTCAACGCCCTCGAAGAGCTCAAGCTTCTTCGGTACGGTCCAGAGGGTAAAGACTACTTCTTCGTTCTGAACGAAGAAGGAATTCTCCTGGCGCACCCTTACAAACCGGAGCTGGAAGGACAGAGCGGGTTCAATACGAACGATGCGGTTTTCGCTGCCGCAGTTCGCGCGATCGTTGAAGCAGCAAAGCAGAACAGAAAATTCGCCGAGTACGATTGGTACGTCTACGGGGAACAGAGGCTGGAGAGAAAGATCTCAGCGATAAGAACCTTCGAACCTTGGAGCTGGATAATAGGTACTGGTCTGTACAGCGAAACGTTAGAGGAACAGTTCGAAAAGATCGCAGGACAGTTTCGGCGTGTGATCGTCGCGTTCGGTGTCATTTACGTTCTGGTCTCGCTGTTTTTCACGGTATCTCTCAATCGTTACCACAAAGAAAGAGAGAAACTTTTATCACTGCAATCGCAAGAAAGAGAAAGACTGCAGATCATCCTGAGCTTGCTGCCACAACCCATCGCGGTGCTCAGGAACGAAGAGGTTATTTTCATGAACCAAGCTTTCAGGAAAATGTTCGTGCAAAAAACCGGAGATTCAGACACACTGCTGCCAGAGGTCGTTCAAATGTTCGAGACAACACTGAATCAGATCAAAAAGGTTGGAAGGAACGTGGTGAAAACGATCTCGCTGCCCATCGATCAAACAAACAGGTGGTTCGAAGTGCACGCGATTCCACGTTTCGAGGCCAGGAAAGTGGTTGAGACGATCTTTATTTTGATCGATACGACCCGGCAGGTGAAACAGATAGATCTCTGGAAATCCAGAGCAAAGATTGACAGATTGACGGGTTTGGCCAACAGGAACGTTCTGGAAGAGATTTCTCATAATCTGCAGAGCCTCGGTGAAAGATTCTGTGTGATCATGCTCGACCTGGACGGTTTCAAGAAAATAAACGACGTTTATGGGCACATTGTGGGAGACGAGGTGCTCAAAGAAGTTGCCCGAAGGTTGTTGGAAAACGCGAGGAAAGACACCATACTGATCCGTTATGGGGGAGACGAAATGCTGCTGATAGTTCCCAACTCAGACAAGAAAGCAGGTTACAGCGTGGCACAGAGGCTGCAGGAAGTAGTGAAGAAGCCCTTCCAGATTGAGAATCTCACCCTGAATCTGAGTGTGTCGGTGGGGCTTTCACAGTTTCCAGAAGATGGCAACAATCTTGAAACACTCATAAGAGTCGCTGACGAAAGACTTTACAGAGCGAAGGCGATGGGTAAAGGCGGCCTGTGTACAGATTGA